In Streptomyces sp. NBC_00569, a single genomic region encodes these proteins:
- a CDS encoding RidA family protein, giving the protein MIDGVRRVGSDGPWEEAVGYSRAVELPNGLVLVSGCTSVVNGVIDAGTPYEQTLNAFQAAFDALKTLGLGSEHVVRTRMYITHARDVDDVGRAHKELFDTIRPAASMIIVSGFIDPSLVVEVEVEAYRGDTPS; this is encoded by the coding sequence ATGATCGACGGCGTACGCAGGGTCGGCTCGGACGGGCCGTGGGAGGAGGCCGTGGGCTACTCGCGCGCGGTCGAACTGCCCAACGGCCTTGTCCTGGTGTCCGGTTGTACGTCCGTGGTCAACGGCGTCATCGACGCGGGAACGCCGTACGAGCAGACGCTCAACGCGTTCCAGGCCGCGTTCGACGCTCTCAAGACCCTCGGGCTCGGGAGTGAACATGTGGTGCGCACCCGTATGTACATCACCCATGCGCGGGATGTGGACGACGTGGGCCGGGCCCACAAGGAGCTGTTCGACACCATCCGCCCCGCCGCATCCATGATCATCGTCTCCGGCTTCATCGACCCGAGCCTGGTCGTCGAGGTCGAGGTGGAGGCGTACCGAGGAGACACACCGTCATGA